TGGTACAAGAAATCTTACGGCATTAACAAGTGGATCATAGGCTTCTTGAATAAGATATGCCAGTGTTGTCCCACTGTCAACTGCAATTCCTTGGTCGTATGATGTTGCGAATACGGCTGGATTAATTGACAGAAGATTCCCATTGACAGAAATGCTTTCGAGATTTAAGACATAATGAACCCTGAGatttaattaaaaaggaaaCTACTAGTCAATTATACTGCAAAATATCACCTTAAGAGTAAGAAAATACAAGGAAAAAACAACACAAGAaccattttaaaatgatttttagcaATATCACCTTttacattcaattaaataaaaatatgttaaaatgcTTATCCACTGCTAGGCTGATTCAAACATAGTTACATAACAAGGGTGTACCATGTGATGAAAATTTGTGGatgaaaaaacataattaaactGAACAGGAAAGAAATGAACCACAAATTGGagaaagaaaaagggaaaagtAATGCAGAAGAGAACATACTGGGATGGGACCATTGGACTATAAACAATATTGTGCTCCAAAATTTCACCAATAACTAGAATTCCTCCTCCATTTCCATCTCCTTTCAAACAGTGAGAGAAAACTTTGGGTGTTTTTCCTTGTGATGACAATTGTGAGACAACTGATACATCACTAGGGCCAAACCCAAATATTCCATCAAATGCTCTGACCGTCTCACTCAAACCTCCAAATCGATAGGTGCTAcacctattttaaaaaaaaaatacatccaATAAAGTTTACCAAAATCCATATTAAGTATTAGTATTAACAGAAACACGGGAATGAAAGAAAAAACTACCAGAAAAGATAAGCAAATCCCAATTTACAAGCTCtccattttataaaaaaatcaacctATTGACAAAACCTGCATTACCAATTTAATTCCACTCTTCTTTCCCAACATTCTCTCTGATTTTCAATCCTACAAGTCATGTCTAACAGTTCCCTCTACAAGGATATGCTCCCTTGACCCACCTATCCAGGTCTAATTTCTATATGTTATTAATCCCACAAAGCATACAAACACATTTACAATTGCTCGCAATGAAAAAGAATAGGAGTTTCTCACCCAAAAAGAATGGTGGCTGAAGAGTTAACACTAGTCGAAGAAGACTGCTTGATCGTGTCAAAATACATGTCATCAGAGACATAGACACCGGAGGTAGTACTCTTATCTTGAAACTGAAAATTGTAGCTGCACTGCTTATGCTTAACCTTATGAGAGCAATGAACTTCCGCACCTTGAACCGCGATAGGGCATATTGGGTCCGAGCAATTTACTAGTGCAGCCGTGGATGAACTAGTTGTGTCAAAAAAATTAGGCTCAATCTGTACACAATACAATGCAACAAGCAACAAATGTTAAGCTCCAAATCTAAACCTTGGTTCCCAAGGCAACAAAATAAACACTACACTACAAGTAAGTATGTGTGTAGAAAAAAAAGCAATGATGGAAATTGAAAATCCATACCCCAAGTCCACTGGAATGAGGGCAACCGGTACAAGGATTACAGTTAACCCATAAGACGTCACTTCCGGAATCAATCTGAACAGTAAACTCCCTTGGTGGAGATCCAAGCTTTACTTTTGTGGTATAGAGACTGATGAAACAAACCAacaatagtattaattaaatctcACGGTCACGTAtctgataaaaataaaatgaaattcaatTCTGTACAATATAAGAAATGCATGACAGAGCATAccagaaaatgaaaagaacaaggaaataagaaataaatgaaggAGTATACGAGAAAGAGGATTAGCCTTACCCAAAGGAGTTTGGATCAGCGATCCCTTGGACTGAGAAGTTGACGCCAACACCACCCAAGATTCTTGAGTGGCGAATGCTGTCGCGAGCTATCAATGTGTCAATCTTAACGCGGTGGTTAAGTGGAATGACCCGTTTTAGAGGAAGGTAAGTGGTGCACACAGTAGGTGCCGCAATGCTGGCCAACAACAGCAGTGTAATGTAGATGAACTGCATTTTTGTTTATGGTTATTTCTGGTCTAATGGGGATGGTGGTGGAATAGGTGAagtgaaaattgaaatataaatagaaTAGAACAGAGAAAGAGAGAATGATAGTGCAACGAGGGTGTTATGAGAATGATTATTGACATTGATCTATGTTCTATTTATACACTACCTAGCCACATGAATGAAGCAAAGAAAATAAacgaaaatataaagaataagtGGATCACCTTTAGCTTTGCAAATCAGCATATCACTAAGTTCTTCTTCTTTGTATAAAAGACAACCACCTTCAATGGTGTGTCACCTTTGCAGGTCAGCATTGCATCAACTATTGCCATTCTTTGTAATAAATTAACTACAAAGAAGAGTGATACATTTGTTGAAGCAATTGAAGATTCTGATCAAATTAGCAATGAAGGACAAAGCCCCACCTTTACAAATCAGCATTGCATCAACTATTGCTGTTCTTTGTAATAAATTAACTACAAAGAGAGTGTGATACATTTGTTAGAGCAATTGAAGATTCTGATCAAATTAGCAATGAAGGACAAAGCCTGACCTTTGCAAGTCAGCATTGCATAACCATTGCCATTCTTTGTAACAAATTAACTGCAAAGAGAGTATGATACATTTGTTGAAGCAATTGAAGATTCTGATCAAATTAGCAATGAAGGACAAAGCCTCACCTTTGCAAATCAGCATTGCATTAAGCCATCAACTATTGCCgtaaaaaaataactacaaaGAGAGTGTGATACATTTGTTAGAGCAATTGAAGATTCTGATAAAATTAGCAATGAAGGACAAAGGCTCACCTTTGCAATTGCATTTACATATCAGCCAATTGCATTTACATATCAgccaaataataaaaatggaaaCCACTACAAAAGCAATTTGTGAAAGTAGATATTCGAAATGAGCACGTGGAAGGTATGTATCAAAACCCTAAAACCGATTCAATCCCCAATCTCGTACGTGAGAGTGAGAGTGAGAGAGTGAGAGAGTGAGAGTGAGAGTGAGAGTGAGAGTGAGAGTGAGAGTGAGAGTGAGAGTGAGAGTGAGAGTGAGAGTGAGAGTGAGAGTGAGAGAGTGAGGGTGAGGCGGCGAGAGTGTTGGTGAACGGCGAGAGTGAAGCGTGAGGCACTTTATCTTTGCTCTCAATTTCAAGAGAACCACTTTAACTTGGTGGTACAATGAATTACAAGTTTACGGAAACACCTaagaagtaaaaagaaaaaataaaaacaccaaCCACACTCAATCCACACAAATGAAATATAAGCtaagcaaaaagaaaaaaccCACCACACTAATTCATTGCTAATTCTACCTTcgcaaacaaacaaatatattttgctAAATCATACTAAAATTTGAGAGTAGATAAACAACGTGGAAACAACTAAGGCTATTAAATCTACCGCTTTAAACTTtcgtgaaaaataaaaattttactttattaaaataattttaaaaaataattttacttaataaaaagtcttatgttttaatatttttaaaattaaaatatataatatttttctaaatttaatagtatctcaacaatattaaatcaatcaatcgaagaaaaattattacatgatatcaattatattaattttataatataataaatttattttaagtctTCAAATGTGTTAGGCTAACCTTAATTGAATATAGTCACAAGAGTTTTACAAATATTATCGTTATCGAGAGAACAATCTTAGactatatatatgttattatcgtTATCGAGGGAACAATCATAGactatatatatgttatttagcGAAACAACTACTatgtatatatacaaaatacaCGATGTGAATACCATTGAAGCAACAAATATAACACTTGGTCAAGAAATCGAGTTAAATAAATACTTCAACGTAcaacaatgaaataaaaaatttgggatATCCGTTATAGATTCGATGAATTTGGATTTGAATAGTAATTGattcattaatcaatttaaaattcattagcaattcttaaaaataatttatcaattatcCTTGTTTCACTTGACGGATATCTATCAAATCTATTTAATTACCTTTTTAGTATATGATTAAAGTGTTATAATATATTGCAACTgatgttttaaattaattggGAGGAATAAAttgcaaattaaaataatgtcaatcacgtaaaaaattatttttaatgtgcttgatttattttagtgcTTGATTGGAATCAAATTGATGGATTTTTTTGGGGATCcttttgtaaaatgaaaatagtTGTTCAAGCTTTTGTAGAATTATGTCAAAAATGAAACTTACTCATTTCTCTTACTTTTTAAATCGTGACATATgtgtatttgttattttttttttttgcaaatctTTCACGTTATGTACCAttactaattataaaaatgtcaaattgTGTATTTCTATTCCCAATAAAAACAGACAAATTATAgaacaatattgatattttttttaaaacttatagAACAATATActtgtttaattaataaaaatagtatttttaaaacaattataataatatttatcaaaagatatctattttataataaataaatataatcttTTAGATTTAagatttagttcaaaaatatatgtaatcCCCTTAAAAGAACATATGTAATCAATTGGATTTGTAAAAATAGTCGAAGGCATGGATTGGATTTCATCCATATCATTAAATGGAGGAATtgaattcaattaattaactaaCTTTTAGTTATGTAAATGAATTATATAGATTAATAAATTGATGAATTAAGTTGGATGATAACTTAATAAATGATTTTGCTATCCCTTCTTACAAGAGACAAAACTCCTAAGATAAGGAATCCAAGAGATAAAACTCCTAAAATCTAATTACTCTGAAATTTTTACACCAGGTTTAGTGGTGAAGCTACGGTATTAATTTTACaagaaaatcaattataaagaaaaaaaagtgaaatatacacttagagaaaatatatatataaatatatatatatatatatatatatatatatatatggtttaTTTGTTAGAAGAGAGAGATAAATATATTAGTAACAAGATTGAacttctgattttttttcttaaaactctTTCTATGTTTTTTAACTCATCAAAATTCAACTAATAAGAACAAAgttctattataatttttatctatatttaattaaagtaatttaaagaaaatataaaataacaataattttacttatatttatgcTACTAGCATTAATAAATACAAACCATATACGAAGAATGAACCTACTTtctcacaaaataaaaataacctacttttaattaaaattaaaaattaaaagcaaTTTGTGTGAGTAGTAGATAGTAGTGTCCAAGTCACAAAGTGTTGTCCTtccttaatatatatatatatatatatatatataatcacttcattacttttataaataaatggtaaaaaaaattgtacacaactacaaaattttgaatttgaatctaaacatatttaattttttttttgtttacttttaAGTTTCTTAAATTGAAAGTAATCATATTTAAAATGTGTTAGATACTGTATGTAGATACATTTTTTAATGCGATTTGAATTCGATTTTAGCGCAGAGTTTAACTCCTTCCATTTGATAGAAATTTGttggtaaaatatatttaactctttATTTAGAGTTTACTAGTTTTCCAAAGATATTGTtatgagaaagaaaaatatttttttaaacacataTCTGAATCCAAGCTTGACAAAGCTTCTTGAGGATTTGAAGGATCCTCTTCTAAATGATATGTCGTATAATCGGGTTCATAATCTTTAACAACTTTTactctcttacttcttcgagTTTGTGTTTCTCCTTGTTTGCTACTTTCAGTGCTTCTTGTCACAAGAACGTGACTTGGTTCGCTGTCTCCACTATTTTTCGATTTGAAATagtatttattttcatagaagtcaacattATTTCATTCTATGATCACTTTTACATTTAAGTCATAAAATATATACGTTTTGTTGTTTACTACATACACAttgaatacacattcatagaCTCTATAGGCAAGTTTAATTCGCTTGACATCAGAGATTCTGACATAAGACAGACAACCCCAAATTTAAAAACATGTGTGCATAGACCAATTAAAAAGTATTTCATTAAGACTTGTTCTTGATGAAATAAGTATCAAATATTATAGTatagatatattaataaaataacaaaatagaaacaaaaacatCTCTTGCAAACCCAAACACTTGACCAACAATTTTGACCGTTgggtaaataaatatatatatatactttttttttaaactttaagacattatatattattaattataagaaaGTTGTTCATCCATCACCGTTGCTCATAATAGAGTTGTGAAAACGGATTACTCGCCCTATAAGGGTCTGTTTTAATGGGTTGCGAGTTTCTTCTAATTGGGTCaaaaaacactattttaataTGAGCCAATAAAATACTATCTAAGTCCGACCCTAAACGGGTTGTAGGCTGAGCAGGTAACCCgcacattttttataatattttgatcgagtcattatatttttaattttttgcgactttttttaatttaaaaatattcgttgatgtccatttaaaaaaattatggtatACTACTTATACATTAAGTATGAATCAATTTTAAAGTCCATTTTCTTTCATgcccatttaaaaaatattatagtttacTCTTTATCCACAAACTAAATTTGGATTTTTCAATtaacacaaacacaattcaaattttttaaaacaacatatTATCCAAACAgcacacaaattaaaataagttcaaATTATCCAAAAGTTAGAGATATTATCTAGcataacacaaatgaatttagatTTGTCTAACATAACCTAAACTCAAATAGAGTGCTAAATAGTTCTAATGTGACTCTATAATAAGTGTTTTTACACTTTTTGAGCAATGTTTATATTTTACAAAGTGTTGGATGATTGTCCACTTCAGAAAATAGATAAATTGATTGTTAacaatatataatcaaaatatatatatgtatgtatatatataaccaATTAAGTgggttgaattttttttggacCTTTTTTTATGTGAGCTAATTTTACTATCTTGTATCCATATGGGCTGACCCGAATGGGTAACGAGTTTATTCGAACCTGTCTAAAAAGTCCTGAAAAAATTCGTACTAAAATTTTTAGGCTCAAGCCCTATATTTTAGCGGGTTGGATGGACTGGCCCATTCGGGCTAACCCATTTTGACAGCTATAACTCAGAGgcttatcaaatttattatattcatcCTCACTCTTCCCAACTTCCGGGTTAGTAAATTTCTGATACGTGAAACCTGTAATTTAAATTACCAGATACCAACATCTAGTAGACACCAATGCAAAAGCAGTGTGAGCATTCTCACCAAATACTTTTTCTTCAACACTCAATTTCAAATTCTTTACATACTTTCACATTTGTGGAGTTCAAAAACTCCATTCTTCTATACATTAGCATCATCAACTctatttttcttca
The genomic region above belongs to Cicer arietinum cultivar CDC Frontier isolate Library 1 chromosome 4, Cicar.CDCFrontier_v2.0, whole genome shotgun sequence and contains:
- the LOC101503615 gene encoding aspartic proteinase 36-like, whose product is MQFIYITLLLLASIAAPTVCTTYLPLKRVIPLNHRVKIDTLIARDSIRHSRILGGVGVNFSVQGIADPNSFGLYTTKVKLGSPPREFTVQIDSGSDVLWVNCNPCTGCPHSSGLGIEPNFFDTTSSSTAALVNCSDPICPIAVQGAEVHCSHKVKHKQCSYNFQFQDKSTTSGVYVSDDMYFDTIKQSSSTSVNSSATILFGCSTYRFGGLSETVRAFDGIFGFGPSDVSVVSQLSSQGKTPKVFSHCLKGDGNGGGILVIGEILEHNIVYSPMVPSQVHYVLNLESISVNGNLLSINPAVFATSYDQGIAVDSGTTLAYLIQEAYDPLVNAVRFLVPHSKDCNRQLCWTYYSLLPIL